In a genomic window of Pseudomonas mohnii:
- the fliH gene encoding flagellar assembly protein FliH, protein MAKHDESPTDLIRARDVGGFDTWALPSFDPPAPEPEPEPEPEPPEMEEVPLEEVQPLTLEELESIRQEAYNEGFATGEREGFHSTTLRVRQEAEVALAAKIAGLEQLMAHLFEPIAEQDTQIEKSLVDLVQHITKQVIQRELAIDSTQIEHVMREALKLLPLGVGNVRLYINPQDFEQVKALRERHEETWRIVEDEALLPGGCRVETEHSRIDATIETRVTRVMDKLFDQLHEQALHPAAPDLSLELPVEAKPAIAPAPDVPDAP, encoded by the coding sequence ATGGCCAAGCATGATGAGTCGCCCACTGACCTGATCCGGGCCAGGGATGTCGGTGGTTTTGATACCTGGGCGCTGCCCAGCTTCGATCCGCCTGCACCCGAGCCTGAGCCTGAGCCGGAACCCGAACCGCCGGAAATGGAAGAAGTGCCGCTGGAAGAAGTCCAGCCACTGACCCTCGAAGAGCTCGAAAGCATTCGCCAGGAAGCCTACAACGAAGGCTTCGCCACCGGTGAGCGAGAGGGATTCCACAGCACCACGCTCCGGGTTCGTCAGGAAGCCGAAGTGGCGCTGGCGGCGAAGATTGCCGGTCTGGAACAACTGATGGCGCATCTGTTCGAGCCTATTGCCGAGCAGGACACACAGATCGAAAAGTCTTTGGTCGACCTCGTCCAGCACATCACCAAACAAGTGATTCAGCGCGAACTGGCCATCGATTCGACGCAGATTGAACACGTCATGCGCGAGGCCCTCAAACTCCTGCCGCTGGGCGTCGGCAATGTGCGGTTGTACATCAATCCGCAGGATTTCGAGCAGGTCAAAGCCCTGCGCGAGCGTCATGAGGAAACCTGGCGCATCGTTGAAGACGAAGCGTTGCTGCCGGGCGGTTGCCGGGTCGAGACGGAACACAGCCGTATCGATGCCACGATCGAAACCCGCGTTACGCGGGTGATGGACAAGCTGTTCGATCAACTGCACGAACAGGCCCTACACCCTGCCGCCCCCGATCTGAGCCTGGAACTGCCGGTCGAAGCCAAACCGGCCATTGCGCCAGCGCCGGACGTTCCCGAT